TTCTACGCCATTGATGGTAATCGTATCTGAATTCTCCTGAATATTCACTTCCCGTTTCACCAATCGGGCATACCATTCAATCGCTAGTGCCGCAACAACAACGACGTTCACCGCCATCTGCATATAGAATAGGACAGGATAAGAATATTCGGTCAAGGTAGCTACTTGAAACAGAATAATGCTAATAACAAAGGAAAACAAAATAACGTCTTTCATTCTCGTAGAGTAATGGATTGCGTATTTCATCATAATCAGCTCCGTTCATTCTGTAAGGGTTTTCATTTAACTCTTACCCTATTATAACACCATTGTACATAATTTTGACACATATCATTCACATTTTTGTCAAAAAATTATTTGCGTCGTTCCATATCCTATGCTTATCCGATGGGTCGCGTGTCGTTCATGGTCTAACTGAACAGAAAAAGGAGCTATCCATCATATTGGATAACTCCTTGTTGCATAGTCTTACTTAGTTAAAGTGGCATTGCCTTCCTTACGCCGAAACCATTTCATTAGAACGGATACAGTATCTATAAGGGTAATAATCACAATGACGTAAATAAGGCCATCCCTGGATCGATCCCAAATTGATTTAGCAATGTCATATGCTTCATCTCCCGGTGTTATGAGACCCAATTGCATGAGCTGATCCATGAAAGACGGATTCCAGATGGCCATATCGGAGAACACGATGACTGCCACGATAACGGAAGCCACGTTAAACATGACATGAACGACGGCAAGCTGCGGCGTCCACTTTCGTGTAATTAACTTGATGCTATCTTTGAGTATGCTGAAGGCTGTCAGAAACCATATCAACGGGAGATACTTGGCAAATGCAGCTTGTTCAAATACAGGAATAGCAACCAGGGTTTCATTTAATCGATAAACACCGATCAGATCAATAGAAAACGTAAATAATACGAAGAACAGTATGGAAAATATGATGCCGAGCACCGGCTCAATCGGTTTAATCTGCGAGGCAGGATCCGGTATTACGGGTAAATCGGCCGGTTTCCATGCATCTTTGGGGACTTGGCGAGTACCACGGTATTCGATATAGGCAAAAATCACGGTGACCCAAACGAACGCTTGTGTTGCTACACTCAGCAATGAGACGAAGTACTCCAGAAGCTGCTCGGCGGTGGGATCCGAGCGTGTAAAGAAATCAATGATATAGACAATGCCAAGAGCAACGGCTATCGAATACAGAACGATCCTCAGGACGGACCAATAGCTGTCAATCAAACCGGGACCAATAAGATAACGCTCTCTCCCTCTATATCTTGCTGCCATTTCCCCGGGTGGCCCGAGCTCCAGCAGCACCTGTTCTACAGCTTCAGTGCTTGCGATCTCACCACCAGCGCCCCTGTCTTCCAGCATATCTTCGATGAGTCCATGAAGTTCCTTTTCAATATCGGCCCTTTGCGATTCGGGCAGCTTCTGCGTCACCGCATAAATATACCTGTTAATCAGATCCATTACTTGAGTCCCCCTTGTCATCAACAAGTCCCTCCAGACTTGTCATCATATCCTTCCATTCATGATATAGCTGCCGATATATATCCTTACCTGTCTGACTTATGATGTAATATTTTCTCGGACGAGCCTCATTCGTATCCCACTCGCTATCCAGCAAGCCTTGTTTCTCCAACCGCCGCAGCAAGGGATACAGGGTACCCGCTTCCACGCTGATCCCCTTCTCCTGCAGTATGGTCACCAATGAATATCCATACTGAGGTTCCGACAATTGGCTGAGGACACCAAGAATGATGGTTCCTCGCCGAAGCTCCTGAACCAAACTGTGCAGAATATCTTGATCCTCTGACATATCATCAACTCCTGGAAATTATTATACTGTATGCCACACACTAATGTATATAGTCGAATAATAATTATTTAAAATTATTTTTCGATTAATACTTGTTGCAAGGCTCCTGAACCAGACAGCAGGCCACATTAAAGCCTACCCTTTCATGTAAAAAAAGGTTATCCTACGACCGGGACTGTCCCAGGTCATAAGATAACCTTCTTACTTGCTCTCATCTCATTTAACATTTCCAGCGATGTGTTCCGCGTCAATCCTGCCGCTTTTCGAAAAACTATACGATCTCCTGCGCTTCCTTGCCCAGGAGACCCAACATACGAAGACCGTACTGTATACCATCTTGATCAACATCCCGGGTTATATATCTGGCCGCCTGCTTAACGATCTCCGGCGCATTGCCCATAGCCACACCGTGGCCTACATGTGACAGCATCTCCAGATCATTCAGATAGTCACCAAAAGCGATAGTATCCTCGAGATCGATGTGCAGCAGCTGAATTAATTGTTTGATCCCTTCCGCTTTGGATCCGCCCGACGGTAACACATCGATTCCATAAGGACCCCATCGAACGAAATCGAACCGACCTTCGAATCTGTTCACGTAAGCCGCTTCCTCTTCCTCCGTGCAGAATACAATAGCCTGATAAATGTCTCTGCCCAAGTAATATTCGGGATCATATTCCGGGATCGTAAGTTTCAGCTCGCCCCAGCTGGAATCGATATGAACATGCTCGGTTACGTTCATCTTCATGGCTTCACTGCCGGCATAGATGATCGGATGATCAAGCTCCACGGCCTGCTCCGTCAGCTGCTGCAAGGCATCTATCGCCAATGGATTTCCATAGATCGGTTGGCCTTCGTGAACCACATACTGTCCGTTCAAACAAACATAGGAATTGATACCGAGCTCCTCCCGCAGTTCTTCAAAATGATAAGGAGCGCGCCCTGTCGCTATGGCGACGATGTGCCCGGCATCCTTTAACTCTTGTATGGACTCCTTCGTTGTAGCCGGAACCTTTTTTTCATGATCCAGCAGCGTCCCGTCAATATCAAAAAATATGATTTTCCTATTCAATGAAACTCGCCTCTCTTCCGTATATTCTAGCCAGTAACCATATTGTAAATGATGAAAAGCATTTCAGAGCAAGCCACAATTTCAGCAAGGTCGGATCCGGCGCTTCCCGACAATGCATAAAAACCGCGCCGGAGCGCGGTTTTCACGATATCAAAAATCGAAAAAATAAAAATAATTATTTCGCTTCCGAGCGAACCTCATCGAGCATTTTATCATTGAATCCGAACAACCAAGTCAGTACAAACGTTATAGCCATCGCTGTTAAGTTGCACAAAATGTAAAGTGGAAGCTGACTGTTCAAGTATAGGAGCGTACCGGGTATAACGGTAATCGCCAT
Above is a window of Paenibacillus sp. FSL K6-1330 DNA encoding:
- a CDS encoding PadR family transcriptional regulator; the protein is MSEDQDILHSLVQELRRGTIILGVLSQLSEPQYGYSLVTILQEKGISVEAGTLYPLLRRLEKQGLLDSEWDTNEARPRKYYIISQTGKDIYRQLYHEWKDMMTSLEGLVDDKGDSSNGSD
- a CDS encoding Cof-type HAD-IIB family hydrolase, with the translated sequence MNRKIIFFDIDGTLLDHEKKVPATTKESIQELKDAGHIVAIATGRAPYHFEELREELGINSYVCLNGQYVVHEGQPIYGNPLAIDALQQLTEQAVELDHPIIYAGSEAMKMNVTEHVHIDSSWGELKLTIPEYDPEYYLGRDIYQAIVFCTEEEEAAYVNRFEGRFDFVRWGPYGIDVLPSGGSKAEGIKQLIQLLHIDLEDTIAFGDYLNDLEMLSHVGHGVAMGNAPEIVKQAARYITRDVDQDGIQYGLRMLGLLGKEAQEIV